From Nymphalis io chromosome 12, ilAglIoxx1.1, whole genome shotgun sequence, a single genomic window includes:
- the LOC126772137 gene encoding PHD and RING finger domain-containing protein 1 isoform X2, which translates to MSEEGSDDSPPRPKRKIKKVVVLSSSDSESDGSFSVAGTRRKRLRVLSDEEASDSSGSSVVRAGTRRRRTLPKLRDSEAESDSSGWSTDHVESSKPVTSASKPISGFASDSSEGNSDKCSICLLRFKEQEVGTPESCEHIFCLDCITEWSKNVNTCPVDRMTFNSIIVKACVGGRVLRKEPVKVIERRPSVEALVVEDPTVCEICGSTEDEETMLLCDGCDLGYHMQCLSPPLAEVPADQWLCPNCYVSLNGESNLLEDINLSEVEDLLEGVVDIDLPLGPRSVLLRQQRNVRRSSRNAGRFDQPSTSNAGHTNSNNLNELSVTSRGSTSLQRSSRSTNRRQGITKRRKYKRRRTKTVIIEYEVQENGKFPITKRVKKKVKKRRVKKRQPRTAARRSHVRASVRAKLATLNTAQRADIVQASNATRNNLSVRRQRAGIPSLSLYGNPHELDYFSDEDNAISEEASTAVATRSTSNILSAYRQARRKMIMVPSPPHASSAPDILSNILESQTLLHSKKSIISISVDGNVDYKLQSRKENHDKNNDVESKNEGKLDLSKANEAVRNVPSYPGQNRGGGWGGGYRGNYHREQNSNNFNRGGNYENNYGGNYQNRQGNAYNYQNNNMRRDDADYYDNFSRRPQQYSHTDDTYFDRSRRPGPMDNNRGSNYSNHQRPNDQSQGRFSLGPSWQPYSGGGPSAPTPRQDVPPIQSRHSFGGFENPVDMRMGQVPPTNTNTNSEMFVGIDAPRQEKTQPHAHQPLSDPQAYQPLTEPPVFNFQKNSEVEKSEDEKSDSGLVIDTEKYDPTEPTHDDDSGEDEPIASSDSEVPPPPAVQSILAGIDTSAMNVPPNILDTAVRQVLKEHRNLIVPPNAETHNRSDDDSDGDCPNFSIYSATSVHIANNSSSLTDEVPKEQPQDSLEDLVQEDDETPPSTSPITIPDPLNNEKKTDVSRTSTKPLVSSYDMDEKKKSEEEYKEKVSKRCPITTNTRNPIKIKLNTSSLIKRQVSLYDEEDTSQDVEANEKAEVTREMPEEKLNINCNTMSLKKHDESPKKKSPSPEKCDVPLESNEITKSERSSSPLINNVLNKDIFKKQEHIIKESVDDTVNENKNDDNKCEYIRSNTNTSLEKSEDSPKNKDESDEESHSDVDDVPIIFTEQSPKLDVEVARVDDNVEKMTESISETEDERSYTPCLDENKSNKDASFETEKDKGLEGLDTEMISEEEGNEMFSENERAASDISRASPPRVPPENEEGEIADKKKEGKKVSLRDEGAKKKKKKESKKDTKEKSKSRKKSEISFKKLSKSGKERNYRERDKNEKRSERERRDSGDANESRQRRRKEKRKDLERYDVRTVVTEKRRKQKDPFGRDVSPRGRSPSLSPPPRSPSPAPSRRRRAASRRSLSKGRRSVSRGRRSLSRIRRSPSPSRRSLSRRRSPPGRRSAGRRASPARGRSPARSRASSARRRSGTPRASPRRRSPPRRKRRRSGSRLARRRSLSASPPRRATKKKKRTRSARRAPAAVSPERKRRRSASRQAEPEPEAPSPMSRPPSPRTPPPEPEPEPRAPLRSDDELERRERRRRDPDRLRRRVRDAAGPSKEVFTSGDNILVSVSFKEQERGEEGDRRRRRETRRDRRRRRRAAVPPEVEVAKPVAIIDLERSPFRELTPSPKNVIVLSDSDPGEREGAEPGVQPPPAPEPAPEPAPPALGPKTPPEPTVPEPAAPEPVEGPDEQADAPDSERQSPDAYDPFEPTRSPSASPASASPAPEPPPPSPPRALITLEAAQRSNMSADEVLDRRPLTPVEKVMALLQSTRDASPEPAAAEPPPAPAPRIVLPSPTRVPPKLFPGKPSPIKSNPVKPMQATRLQRPPSEGGASPYSPGSSDFGELFEPPPRRARLDRKRGKTQVGVKIDEENLKILDDLPSSAVEMQVKSKFLKKLNRQERVVEEVKLVLKPHYIKKRVTKEEYKDILRRAVPKICHNKSGEINPTKIQALVEAYVKKFRKKHKLGLA; encoded by the exons ATGAGTGAAGAAGGAAGCGATGACTCTCCGCCGCGGCCGAAGCGTAAAATCAAGAAAGTGGTAGTCTTGTCATCATCAGACTCTGAAAGCGATGGTAGCTTTAGCGTGGCGGGGACACGTAGAAAGAGATTGaga GTGCTTAGTGATGAAGAGGCAAGTGACAGCAGTGGAAGTTCAGTGGTGCGCGCTGGAACTAGACGGAGACGAACACTGCCGAAGCTTCGTGACTCTGAAGCAGAAAGCGATAGTTCCGGTTGGTCGACGGACCACGTAGAATCTTCCAAACCTGTGACTTCAGCTTCAAAACCAATCTCAGGATTTGCATCTGACAGTTCTGAAGGCAATTCTGATAAATGCTCAATATGTCTCTTGCGTTTTAAAGAACAAGAAGTAGGAACACCTGAAAGCTGTGAGCACATATTCTGTTTAGACTGTATCACAGAATGGTCGAAGAATGTTAATACATGTCCAGTGGATAGAATGactttcaattcaattattgtAAAGGCTTGTGTCGGTGGGCGCGTGTTAAGGAAGGAACCTGTAAAGGTTATTGAGCGAAGGCCTTCTGTTGAGGCTTTAGTGGTTGAAGATCCAACTGTGTGTGAG ATATGTGGCAGTACTGAAGATGAAGAAACTATGCTGTTGTGTGATGGCTGTGACCTTGGTTACCACATGCAGTGCCTCTCACCTCCACTAGCTGAG GTTCCCGCTGATCAGTGGCTTTGCCCAAATTGTTATGTTTCTCTTAATGGAGAGAGTAATCTGCTGGAGGACATAAACCTTTCTGAAGTAGAAGATTTATTGGAGGGAGTTGTTGATATAGATCTACCTCTTGGACCAAGATCTGTTTTGTTAAGGCAACAAAGAAATGTAAGGAGATCATCTAGGAATGCAGGCCGATTCGATCAACCATCAACTTCGAACGCTGGTCATACCAATAGTAACAATTTAAACGAATTGTCTGTAACATCTAGAGGCTCAACAAGTTTACAAAGAAGTTCACGTTCCACTAACAGACGGCAAGGAATAACAAAAcgtagaaaatataaaagaagaaGAACTAAAACTGTTATTATTGAATATGAGGTTCAGGAAAATGGAAAATTTCCAATTACAAAGAGGGTTAAAAAGAAAGTGAAAAAGAGAAGG gtaaaaaaaagaCAACCGCGAACCGCTGCTAGACGCTCTCATGTCCGTGCAAGTGTTCGTGCTAAACTGGCCACTCTGAACACTGCTCAGAGAGCAGATATAGTTCAAGCATCAAATGCTACCAGAAATAACCTATCTGTTCGACGTCAAAGGGCTGGTATTCCTTCACTGAGTCTATATGGGAATCCTCATGAATTAGATTACTTCTCTGATGAAGACAATGCAATCTCTGAAGAAGCATCTACTGCAGTAGCCACCAGATCAACATCTAATATACTGAGTGCATACAGACAG GCCAGAAGAAAAATGATTATGGTTCCATCTCCCCCTCATGCATCATCTGCGCCCGACATTCTTTCTAACATTTTAGAAAGTCAAACTTTGCTGCAttcaaaaaaatctataatttccATATCCGTAGATGGGAATGTCGATTACAAGCTTCAATCGCGTAAGGAAAAtcatgataaaaataatgacgTCGAGTCTAAGAATGAAGGAAAACTTGATTTGTCTAAAGCAAATGAGGCTGTTCGAAATGTACCCTCATATCCGGGGCAGAACAGGGGCGGCGGATGGGGAGGCGGATACAGAGGAAACTATCATCGTGAGcaaaattctaataattttaacaggGGAGGTAATTACGAAAACAATTACGGAGGAAACTATCAGAATAGACAAGGAAATGCATACAActatcaaaacaataatatgcgTCGTGATGACGCCGACTATTATGATAACTTTTCAAGAAGGCCGCAGCAGTATTCACACACCGATGATACCTATTTTGATAGATCTAGAAGACCGGGTCCAATGGACAATAATAGAGGTAGCAATTATTCAAACCATCAGAGACCTAATGACCAGAGCCAGGGTCGATTTAGTTTGGGGCCATCCTGGCAACCTTACAGTGGTGGAGGCCCTTCGGCGCCCACCCCCAGACAAGATGTGCCTCCAATTCAGTCTCGACATTCGTTTGGAGGATTCGAAAACCCCGTTGATATGAGAATGGGTCAAGTACCGCCGACTAATACAAATACGAATTCTGAAATGTTTGTTGGAATTGACGCACCCCGTCAAGAGAAAACTCAACCACACGCACACCAACCCCTGTCCGACCCGCAAGCGTATCAGCCGTTGACGGAACCACCGGTTTTCAATTTTCAGAAAAATTCAGAAGTGGAAAAATCCGAAGACGAAAAAAGCGATTCGGGCCTCGTTATCGATACGGAGAAATACGACCCTACAGAACCAACACACGATGACGACAGCGGTGAAGATGAACCGATCGCATCGTCGGACTCCGAGGTACCGCCGCCGCCAGCTGTGCAGAGTATCCTGGCCGGCATTGATACCAGCGCCATGAACGTGCCTCCCAATATATTAGACACAGCCGTCAGACAAGTTCTAAAAGAGCATAGAAATCTAATTGTGCCTCCTAATGCGGAGACACATAACAGAAGCGATGACGATTCGGATGGCGATTGTCCCAATTTTTCGATTTATTCCGCCACTAGTGTTCACATAGCAAATAATAGTAGCAGTTTGACTGATGAGGTGCCGAAGGAGCAGCCTCAAGATAGTTTAGAAGATTTAGTTCAAGAAGATGATGAGACACCTCCATCGACATCTCCCATAACAATACCTGACCCATTAAATAACGAAAAGAAAACCGATGTCAGTAGAACTTCTACTAAGCCCCTTGTTAGCAGTTATGATATGGATGAAAAAAAGAAATCTGAGGAAGAATATAAGGAAAAGGTGTCCAAGAGATGTCCAATAACGACGAATACACGTAACccgataaaaattaaacttaatacatCATCGTTAATCAAAAGGCAAGTCAGTCTGTATGATGAAGAAGATACAAGTCAGGATGTCGAAGCGAACGAGAAAGCAGAGGTAACTCGAGAAATGCCTGAAgagaaattaaatatcaattgtaATACCATGAGCCTGAAAAAGCACGATGAAAGTCCAAAGAAGAAGTCTCCTTCACCTGAGAAGTGCGATGTACCACTTGAATCCAATGAGATCACTAAATCTGAACGATCTTCAAGTCCACTTATAAACAATGTCCTTAATAAGgatattttcaaaaaacaaGAACACATTATTAAAGAATCAGTTGATGATACTGTGaacgaaaataaaaacgatGATAATAAATGTGAATATATACGATCAAATACAAATACGTCATTAGAAAAAAGCGAAGACTCTCCAAAAAATAAAGATGAGTCTGATGAGGAAAGTCACTCTGACGTCGATGACGTACCAATCATTTTCACTGAACAATCACCAAAATTAGATGTAGAAGTTGCTAGAGTCGATGATAATGTTGAAAAAATGACTGAATCGATAAGTGAAACAGAAGATGAGCGGAGCTATACGCCGTGTCTCGATGAGAACAAGTCTAACAAGGACGCGTCGTTTGAAACTGAAAAGGATAAAGGACTGGAGGGTCTGGACACGGAAATGATTTCCGAGGAGGAAGGAAACGAAATGTTTTCAGAGAACGAACGAGCTGCGTCAGATATTTCGCGTGCCTCCCCCCCGAGGGTGCCTCCCGAGAACGAGGAGGGCGAGATAGCCGATAAAAAAAAGGAGGGAAAAAAGGTATCACTGCGCGACGAGGGCGcgaagaagaaaaaaaagaagGAGTCCAAGAAAGACACAAAAGAAAAGAGTAAGAGCAGAAAAAAGAGTGAAATTTCGTTCAAAAAGCTTAGCAAAAGTGGAAAGGAGAGAAACTACAGGGAGAGAGATAAAAACGAGAAAAGGAGCGAAAGGGAACGCCGGGACTCCGGCGACGCCAACGAGAGCCGGCAGCGGAGGCGCAAAGAGAAGAGAAAGGATCTCGAACGTTACGACGTGCGCACCGTCGTCACCGAGAAGAGACGAAAGCAGAAGGATCCCTTCGGCAGGGACGTGTCGCCCCGAGGCCGCTCGCCCTCGCTGTCGCCGCCCCCGCGCTCGCCCTCCCCCGCGCCctcccgccgccgccgcgccgcctCGCGCCGCTCGCTCTCCAAGGGCCGGCGCTCGGTCTCCAGGGGCCGCCGCTCCCTCTCTCGAATACGAAGATCACCCTCGCCGTCGCGGCGATCCCTGTCCCGGAGGAGGTCCCCGCCCGGCCGCCGGTCCGCCGGGCGGCGCGCCAGCCCCGCGCGCGGGCGCTCCCCGGCGCGCTCCAGGGCGTCGTCGGCGCGGCGCCGCTCGGGCACCCCGCGCGCCTCCCCGCGGCGCAGGAGCCCCCCGCGCCGCAAGCGTCGGCGCTCCGGCTCGCGGCTCGCCCGCCGGCGCTCGCTCAGCGCCAGCCCCCCGCGCCGCGCCACCAAGAAGAAGAAACGCACGCGCTCCGCCCGCCGCGCCCCCGCCGCCGTCTCGCCGGAGCGCAAGCGGCGGCGCAGCGCGAGCCGCCAGGCCGAGCCGGAGCCGGAGGCGCCCTCGCCGATGTCGCGCCCGCCCTCGCCGCGCACGCCGCCGCCCGAGCCGGAGCCCGAGCCGCGCGCGCCGCTGCGGTCGGACGACGAGCTCGAGCGGCGCGAGCGGAGGCGGCGCGACCCGGACCGCCTGAGGCGCCGCGTGCGCGACGCCGCCGGGCCCTCGAAGGAGGTGTTCACCTCCGGGGACAACATCCTCGTCAGCGTGAGCTTCAAGGAGCAGGAGCGCGGGGAGGAGGGCGATCGGCGACGCCGACGGGAGACCCGCCGCGACCGTAGACGTCGTCGGCGAGCCGCCGTCCCGCCGGAAGTCGAGGTCGCCAAGCCCGTCGCCATAATCGACCTCGAACGCTCGCCCTTCCGCGAGCTCACGCCGTCCCCGAAGAACGTGATAGTCCTCAGCGATAGCGACCCCGGCGAAAGGGAGGGCGCCGAGCCGGGAGTGCAGCCGCCGCCCGCACCGGAGCCGGCGCCCGAGCCCGCGCCGCCGGCGCTCGGACCCAAGACCCCTCCGGAGCCGACGGTGCCGGAACCCGCCGCGCCGGAGCCGGTCGAGGGACCCGACGAGCAGGCCGACGCGCCGGACTCCGAGCGGCAGTCGCCGGACGCGTACGACCCGTTCGAGCCGACGCGCTCGCCGTCCGCGTCGCCCGCGTCCGCGTCGCCGGCGCCCGAGCCCCCGCCGCCCTCCCCCCCGCGCGCGCTCATCACGCTGGAGGCGGCGCAGCGCAGCAACATGTCGGCCGACGAGGTGCTGGACCGGCGCCCGCTGACGCCCGTGGAGAAGGTGATGGCGCTGCTGCAGTCCACGCGTGACGCGTCGCCCGAGCCGGCGGCCGCGGAGCCCCCGCCGGCGCCGGCGCCGCGCATCGTGCTGCCGTCGCCGACGCGCGTGCCGCCCAAGCTGTTCCCGGGCAAGCCGTCGCCGATCAAGTCCAACCCGGTGAAGCCCATGCAGGCGACGCGGCTGCAGCGCCCGCCGTCGGAGGGCGGCGCGTCGCCGTACTCGCCGGGCTCCAGCGACTTCGGCGAGCTGTTCGagccgccgccgcgccgcgcgcgcctCGACCGGAAGAGAg GCAAAACGCAAGTGGGCGTTAAAATAGACGAGGAGAACCTGAAAATCCTAGACGACTTGCCGAGCTCCGCCGTCGAGATGCAAGTCAAGAGTAAA TTCCTGAAGAAGCTGAACCGGCAGGAGCGCGTCGTAGAGGAGGTGAAGCTCGTGCTGAAACCGCACTACATCAAGAAGCGCGTCACCAAGGAGGAGTACAAGGACATCCTGCGGCGCGCCGTGCCCAAG ATCTGCCACAACAAGTCGGGCGAGATCAACCCGACGAAGATCCAAGCCCTCGTGGAAGCTTACGTGAAGAAGTTCAGGAAAAAACACAAACTCGGACTGGCGTAG